From a single Lolium rigidum isolate FL_2022 chromosome 7, APGP_CSIRO_Lrig_0.1, whole genome shotgun sequence genomic region:
- the LOC124679144 gene encoding uncharacterized protein LOC124679144 — protein MEKLLTIVLASSLLLLATLAGHASSRSSLHPSSLDTQRGHVLGRKGREEPAYPHYRREGELREQHEVAAMEVKIDAERKDGRREEEDEDAGAVTEGLISSEDYSGVAMHDRSSPPAHKKKKHP, from the exons ATGGAAAAGCTGCTCACCATAGTGCTTGCTTCAAGCCTTCTTCTTTTAGCCACTCTTGCAGGCCATGCCTCATCTAGATCTTCTCTTCACCCCTCCTCCCTGGACACTCAACGAGGACATGTTCTAGGTCGCAAGGGCAGAGAGGAACCGGCATACCCTCATTACCGGCGTGAAGGCGAGCTCAGGGAGCAGCATGAG GTAGCAGCGATGGAAGTGAAGATCGATGCGGAGAGGAAGGACGGTCggagagaggaggaagatgaggacgcCGGAGCCGTCACGGAAGGGCTGATCTCCAGCGAGGACTACAGCGGGGTGGCCATGCACGACCGCAGCTCCCCGCCGGCGCACAAGAAGAAGAAGCATCCATAG